From Melitaea cinxia chromosome 16, ilMelCinx1.1, whole genome shotgun sequence, a single genomic window includes:
- the LOC123661184 gene encoding poly(A) RNA polymerase, mitochondrial-like, which produces MDRSKKVHVTGYPNYIQQMELAKVFSKYGPVTIEKFNNKYTILMFAHESEALEAIRNSGKVNVYGEFMTVTALGGQVEPAKSKKLAPNKDKGPLVEPFQLELSGDFHAQLAALLAAVRLSQGAVARLGALYQDLAAALQAHWPGCMAIPFGSITTGLGVKGSDADCFIHIPPEQRQNHGSLVNRAKRILQQQPRTFADVFSIPRANTPIVKFVHVPTGFHCDITFKTPLGTQNSRLIAFLLQSDPRLTPMAVVIKYWARVNGFSGTGKLTNYALTMLVIFYLQQAPVSILPPVELLQRDPETEIIVDGWNAGFSDDYDRLPESTNTSSISELLGGFFQYYSTFNFAGDIVCPFLGVPVKKELFKDLSLLPSEFNRYADNVRDQESTPLRVTTPICVQDPFEHSHNVSSMITSRMYTEIIAFFKFAAAAYDREKLNGCNKLLRTILLEKPKILREKLHLEFRSVIVPHIMRKVENPDWMSVVREVTVKIFKQICKIKLEKIDESPIEGSKKLKDKYMCVLTKAIWKRKQFSKLYNMMKLNFLDKQTRITEEILNVEKQIYDIQFRLMLTFKAETRHTTIVIKLIEGDPVVFREFGKFFGSVILNWYFVLLKDYSRSDEVSISTVSNETEPKVDHDVSYISPVNNEAESKVDHDVSYISPVNNEAEPKADNDVSYISPVNNETEPKVNYISPVNNEAEPKVDHDVSYISPVNNETEPKVDHDVSYISPVNNETEPKVDRDVSASVSETDDCNANVKDDAQATESNTID; this is translated from the exons ATGGATCGCTCCAAAAAAGTGCATGTTACGG GATATCCAAATTACATCCAACAAATGGAGTTAGCAAAAGTGTTCTCCAAGTACGGGCCCGTTACGATCGAGAAGTTCAACAATAAGTATACAATCCTCATGTTTGCACACGAAAGTGAAGCACTCGAGGCGATAAGGAACTCAGGAAAAGTCAATGTATATGGAGAATTTATGACTGTAACAGCGCTCGGTGGTCAAGTTGAACCAGCCAAGTCTAAGAAATTGGCTCCGAATAAGGATAAAG GCCCCTTGGTGGAGCCGTTCCAGCTGGAGCTGTCGGGAGACTTCCACGCGCAGCTGGCGGCGCTGCTGGCGGCCGTGCGGCTGTCGCAGGGCGCGGTGGCGCGGCTCGGCGCGCTGTACCAGGACCTCGCCGCCGCGCTGCAGGCGCACTGGCCAG GTTGCATGGCGATCCCGTTCGGATCGATAACAACAGGACTGGGCGTGAAGGGCAGCGACGCAGACTGTTTCATTCACATTCCTCCCGAGCAACGTCAAAACCACGGTAGTTTAGTAAACCGAGCAAAGAGAATACTACAGCAACAGCCGAGGACTTTCGCTGATGTCTTTTCCATCCCACGAGCCAACACGCCCATAGTGAAGTTCGTACACGTGCCCACCGGTTTCCACTGCGATATAACCTTCAAGACCCCCCTCGGAACGCAGAACAGCAGGTTGATCGCGTTTCTACTACAGTCAGACCCTCGCCTGACCCCCATGGCGGTGGTCATCAAGTACTGGGCGCGAGTGAATGGGTTCTCAGGAACGGGGAAGTTAACCAACTATGCGTTGACGATGCTCGTGATCTTTTACCTGCAACAGGCGCCCGTGTCCATATTGCCTCCGGTTGAGCTGTTGCAGAGAGACCCAGAGACCGAGATCATAGTAGACGGATGGAACGCTGGCTTCTCGGATGACTACGATCGACTGCCCGAGTCCACGAACACTTCATCTATATCGGAACTGCTCGGAGGATTCTTCCAGTACTACTCGACGTTTAATTTCGCCGGAGATATCGTCTGTCCATTCTTGGGGGTACCGGTCAAGAAGGAGCTGTTCAAGGACCTCAGCCTTCTACCCTCCGAGTTCAACCGCTACGCAGATAACGTTAGAGACCAAGAGTCGACTCCGCTGAGGGTTACTACGCCGATATGCGTCCAGGACCCCTTCGAGCACTCCCACAACGTCTCATCGATGATTACGAGTAGAATGTACACAGAAATTATAGCGTTCTTTAAATTTGCAGCGGCCGCTTACGACAGAGAGAAATTGAACGGTTGCAATAAACTATTGCGGACAATTTTACTGGAGAAACCTAAAATACTACGCGAGAAGCTTCACCTGGAATTCAGGTCGGTCATCGTCCCTCACATCATGCGAAAAGTAGAGAATCCAGACTGGATGTCAGTGGTCCGTGAAGTTACGGTAAAGATTTTCAAACAGATATGCAAGATAAAGTTGGAAAAAATTGATGAAAGTCCAATCGAAGGTTCGAAGAAACTTAAAGATAAGTATATGTGCGTTCTGACAAAAGCAATATGGAAGAGGAAACAGTTTTCGAAGCTCTACAATATGATGAAACTCAACTTCCTAGACAAGCAAACTCGTATAACGGAAGAGATACTCAATGTCGAGAAGCAGATTTACGACATACAGTTTCGATTGATGCTGACTTTCAAAGCGGAAACGAGGCACACGACTATTGTCATAAAGCTTATTGAGGGGGACCCTGTAGTCTTCAGAGAATTCGGAAAATTCTTTGGATCAGTCATACTGAACtggtattttgttttattgaaagaTTATTCGCGATCTGATGAAGTTTCTATCTCTACTGTCAGTAATGAAACTGAACCTAAGGTCGATCATGACGTCAGTTACATCTCTCCTGTCAATAATGAAGCTGAATCTAAGGTCGATCATGACGTCAGTTACATCTCTCCTGTCAATAATGAAGCTGAACCTAAGGCCGATAATGACGTCAGTTACATCTCTCCTGTCAATAATGAAACTGAACCTAAGGTCAATTAC ATCTCTCCTGTCAATAATGAAGCTGAACCTAAGGTCGATCATGACGTCAGTTACATCTCTCCTGTCAATAATGAAACTGAACCTAAGGTCGATCACGACGTCAGTTATATCTCTCCTGTCAATAATGAAACTGAACCTAAGGTCGACCGTGACGTCAGTGCCAGTGTATCTGAAACAGATGACTGTAACGCTAATGTTAAAGACGACGCTCAGGCAACTGAAAGCAATACTATAGACTAA
- the LOC123661185 gene encoding terminal uridylyltransferase Tailor-like has translation MPKPQYTQKFRDCWLRDPGLKDWLQVVESTGGPVANCMMCGDICDISRLTFAGDFQKQVEEIMQYIRLTRQEVETLQLLFDNLHQSLSIVWPGCKVHGFGSIVTGLGIKTSDIDCYVELPSWFYPPDRPFVIQARNILRQRPQIYQELFSLTNAKIPIVKFYHKPTRRFCDVNFTSMAGVCNSALINYFLNSDQKILYLAILVKYWAKIHNLTGVNMMSNYCLTLFVVFYLQQKNILPSVMDLQEKVDEHFVDCWNSAFCKEYQFSQINETLYQLLGGFFKYYSTFNFEKLIISPYVGKPVERDMFSNVESVPLEFQLYKKYVSSSNSECKPIRLDTCMCVQDPFEHNRNCAVSVHPKLAQDIISHLRKASEVFDSMDEKSFLRQLLIKIGSNKPRNRKPKKPVVNGVKKKYKQNLNIQQNVKFIAQKYFKAKNERRE, from the exons ATGCCCAAGCCACAGTACACCCAAAAGTTTCGGGACTGTTGGTTACGTGACCCAGGATTAAAGGATTGGTTGCAAGTTGTGGAAAGCACTGGTGGTCCAGTAGCTAACTGCATGATGTGTG GTGACATATGTGACATATCAAGACTAACTTTTGCCGGTGATTTCCAAAAGCAAGTGGAGGAAATAATGCAATATATTCGACTCACGAGGCAAGAGGTGGAGACTTTGCAGTTGTTATTTGATAATTTGCACCAATCTCTCAGTATTGTGTGGCCAG GTTGCAAAGTTCATGGATTTGGTTCGATAGTCACTGGATTAGGGATAAAGACAAGTGATATTGATTGCTACGTAGAGCTTCCGAGCTGGTTCTATCCACCGGATCGGCCGTTTGTTATTCAAGCTAGGAATATTTTGAGACAGAGACCACAGATTTACCAGGAATTATTTTCACTTACAAATGCAAAAATACCCATAGTTAAATTTTACCACAAACCAACAAGGAGATTTTGCGATGTTAACTTTACTAGTATGGCTGGTGTGTGCAACAGTGCATTAATCAATTATTTCCTAAACTCAGACCAAAAGATACTATATTTAGCTATTTTAGTCAAGTACTGGGCGAAAATTCATAATTTAACTGGTGTAAATATGATGTCAAACTACTGTCTAACGctatttgttgtattttatttacaacaaaagaATATTCTGCCGTCGGTGATGGACTTGCAAGAAAAGGTAGATGAACACTTTGTAGATTGTTGGAACTCAGCTTTCTGTAAGGAGTATCAATTTAGTCAAATTAATGAAACACTATACCAGTTACTGGgaggattttttaaatactacagTACGTTTAATTTTGAAAAGCTTATTATATCTCCATATGTTGGAAAACCAGTTGAGAGGGATATGTTTTCGAACGTTGAATCAGTTCCATTGGAATTTCAACTTTATAAGAAATATGTTAGTAGTAGTAATAGTGAATGCAAACCTATAAGATTGGACACATGTATGTGTGTTCAAGATCCCTTCGAGCACAACAGAAACTGTGCCGTTTCCGTACATCCAAAACTAGCTCAGGATATCATATCTCATTTGCGCAAAGCGTCAGAGGTATTTGATAGTATGGATGAGAAAAGTTTTCTaagacaattattaataaaaataggttcaAATAAGCCGAGAAATAGGAAACCTAAGAAACCAGTGGTCAACGGAgtcaaaaagaaatacaaacaaaatttgaaCATACAACAAAATGTCAAATTCAttgcacaaaaatatttcaaagctAAAAATGAGAGGAGAGAATGA
- the LOC123661151 gene encoding acid phosphatase type 7: MVTWTTLNNTGETRVQYGEGIMDKEAVGSRKLFIDGGPLRRKMWIHRTLLPDLKYDTKYVYHVGSVFGWSEQFSFKTPPKGEDWVVRAAIYGDMGNKNAHSLSYLQDEAQRGHFDVILHVGDFAYDMDTNNALVGDEFMRQIQPLAALLPYMTCPGNHESKYNFSNYRNRFSMPGPYESMFYSFDLGPVHFVSISTEFYYFLEYGTKMLANQFNWLREDLKEANRPENRAKRPWIILYGHRPMYCSNSDDIDCSFEYTRKGLPFIGLYGLEPLLQEFAVDVVVWAHEHSYERTWPLYDSKVYNGSRLEPYRNPGAPVHVVTGSAGCQEGRDHFRRNGFKWSAFRSQDFGYTRFKAYNKTHINIEQISVDLDGQVIDSFWLVKNRTSHF; this comes from the exons ATGGTAACATGGACGACACTCAACAACACTGGCGAGACCAGGGTTCAATATGGGGAGGGCATTATGGATAAGGAGGCAGTCGGCTCCCGAAAACTCTTCATAGACGGAGGGCCGCTTCGAAGGAAGATGTGGATACACAGAACTCTACTACCCGATCTGAAATATGACACGAAATATG TGTATCACGTGGGGTCGGTGTTCGGCTGGTCAGAGCAGTTCTCGTTCAAGACTCCTCCGAAGGGAGAGGACTGGGTTGTTCGAGCTGCTATTTACGGTGACATGGGAAATAAGAATGCTCAT TCGCTTTCATACCTGCAAGACGAGGCACAACGTGGACATTTCGATGTGATTCTCCACGTGGGGGACTTCGCCTACGACATGGACACAAATAACGCCCTAGTGGGGGACGAGTTCATGAGGCAGATCCAGCCACTAGCCGCCCTATTGCCCTACATGACCTGCCCTGGGAACCACGAGTCCAAGTA TAACTTCAGCAACTACCGCAACCGGTTCTCCATGCCTGGTCCTTACGAGAGTATGTTCTATTCCTTCGACCTCGGCCCCGTACATTTCGTCTCCATCTCCACGGAGTTCTACTACTTCCTAGAGTACGGGACCAAGATGCTCGCCAACCAGTTTAACTGGCTGCGTGAGGATCTCAAGGAAGCGAACAGACCGGAGAACAG GGCTAAACGACCTTGGATCATTCTGTACGGCCACCGGCCCATGTACTGTAGTAACTCAGACGACATCGACTGCAGTTTTGAATACACTAGGAAGGGATTGCCTTTCATCGGGCTGTATG GCCTGGAGCCTCTGCTACAGGAGTTCGCCGTGGACGTGGTGGTGTGGGCGCACGAGCACAGCTACGAGCGCACGTGGCCACTTTATGACTCCAAGGTCTACAACGGGTCACGTCTCGAGCCCTACCGGAACCCCGG GGCGCCCGTGCACGTCGTGACCGGCTCCGCTGGCTGCCAGGAAGGCCGCGACCACTTCCGAC GTAACGGTTTCAAGTGGTCAGCGTTCCGATCGCAAGACTTCGGTTACACGCGGTTCAAAGCTTATAACAAGACTCACATTAATATTGAACAA atATCAGTGGATCTCGACGGGCAGGTCATAGACTCGTTTTGGCTCGTTAAGAATAGAACAAGTCATTTTTga